From the genome of Leishmania infantum JPCM5 genome chromosome 34, one region includes:
- a CDS encoding mitochondrial carrier protein-like protein — protein sequence MIKADGGWKAFWRGNTINCFKAGPEFAIVFSIRRYLSSLYEDCVEREKARKKILLARWKAMDERSASICCRTQETREFMKVGTEEPRARTGATGLQSIVDGTRSSYRAGHPTLVSPVSPAASVTPMLTSDEVRQRERAISVEASILTPPFHRLGCISTVPQLAVNCTIGALAGLGAQGILYPLEVVKTRVVVSRSHEYKGGVVEIVRVAYHKGGVMEFYRGFVPNMVGIVVYRGLEMGLYSSAQQSIMMYRMQVKKMKRHEASLNSAEVGVVGMFSSTVAQTVSYPLNVIRTRLQTQGTNGRAKKYSGMVDCMVKMIRNKGVTSLFSGLTANYLKAVPASACTFVVFEWAQRLLVDDD from the coding sequence ATGATCAAGGCGGATGGTGGCTGGAAGGCGTTTTGGCGCGGCAATACGATCAACTGCTTCAAGGCAGGGCCCGAGTTTGCCATTGTCTTTTCGATTCGCCGCTACCTGTCCTCGCTGTATGAGGATTGCGTGGAGCGGGAAAAGGCGCGCAAGAAGATCTTGTTAGCGCGGTGGAAAGCAATGGATgagcgcagcgcctccatctgctgccgcacgcaGGAGACGCGTGAGTTCATGAAGGTGGGGACAGAGGAGCCGAGAGCTCGCACCGGCGCAACGGGGCTCCAGAGCATCGTCGATGGCACACGTAGCAGTTATCGCGCCGGTCATCCAACACTTGTTTCACCTGTATCCCCAGCGGCATCCGTCACTCCGATGCTGACAAGCGACGAGGTACGGCAGAGGGAGCGCGCCATCTCGGTGGAGGCGTCTAtcctcacccctcccttTCACCGACTGGGATGCATCTCTACTGTGCCACAACTCGCTGTGAACTGCACGATTGGTGCCCTCGCCGGCCTTGGCGCACAAGGCATTCTATACCCACTCGAGGTGGTCAAGACGCGTGTTGTGGTGTCGAGGAGCCACGAGTACAAAGGCGGTGTGGTGGAGATTGTGCGCGTTGCTTACCACAAGGGTGGTGTAATGGAGTTCTACCGGGGTTTCGTGCCGAACATGGTCGGCATCGTTGTCTACCGAGGGCTGGAAATGGGCCTCTACTCCAGCGCGCAGCAGTCTATCATGATGTATCGAATGCAGGTGAAGAAGATGAAGCGGCACGAGGCAAGCTTAAATTCGGCCGAAGTCGGCGTGGTCGGGATGTTTTCCTCCACGGTGGCGCAGACAGTGTCGTACCCGTTGAATGTGATACGAACCCGACTGCAGACGCAGGGCACCAACGGGCGAGCAAAGAAGTACAGTGGGATGGTAGACTGCATGGTAAAGATGATTCGCAACAAAGGCGTGACGTCACTATTTAGCGGACTTACCGCGAACTACCTCAaagcggtgccggcgagcgCCTGCACATTTGTCGTCTTCGAGTGGGCGCAGCGACTGCTCGTCGACGATGATTGA